The Candidatus Binataceae bacterium genome contains the following window.
GAGCCGAATCGGCGCGCAGGATCCGACTCCGGTACGGGAGTCGAGTGGGTAGCGATTGCCACAGATGCGACACATCAGGTAACCGCGTGAGGAGGTGTAGCCCTTGCGGTATTGCGAGCACTGCTGGCACGCGTCGAAAGCCCCCTGGACTTTGCCCGCCCGATCGCGTCCCAGGATGAAACGGATTTGCTTGCCGCCATCGTCGCGATAGGAAAAAAACCGGATCTCCCCGCGGCCGAGTTCACCGCCCGGAATACTGACCGAGTCCCGGCCGGCAAGCTGCGTAACCCGGGGGCCAACTCCAACCACCACAAGCGACATCGTCACCGCAGTCAGAACGACGGCCGACGCTATCATGATCCGTCCGGGAAGTTTGCTCCTGGCGTGCGCCACCGCCGATAACGCTCCCATCGACAACTGCGCAAGTCAATCTTCAAACCCCAAGCTCGGGAATGTCCCAACTTTGGGCTTGCTGGTTAACTTTTTCGCCTCACGGCCCCCATGCCCCTCGCTCTTCCCCAAACGGATCGTTCTCGACCCGGCACTGCTCGTCGAAAATCATCGTGGGTCGACTCTCAGTGGAATGTGCCGGCCAGTTTGGAATTGCCTCATTGTTGGGATTTCCCGAGCGCGCGAAGGCGATCCAGGTTCTGCTCATCTTGTGGGCAAGCGCGAAGCGGGCTGGGGAGTTACCTGTAAATGGTGCGCTATGCAGGGTTTCGAACACGAAGGGAATCTCCAACGCGTGCGGCGACTTGAGTTTGCCGCCCAGCACCGGCGTTTCCCAGGTGAACAGGTACACGAAGACCGGCGCCGCCTGGGCCGCCTTGCGATCGGCAATCAGCAGCGAGGGCATCCGCATCGCATGGTCGGTCGCCACCGCGAGCAACAAATCACGCGGCGAATCGCTGGGTCGCGCGCGCCGGTAGCGTTCCACGATCTTCTCCGCGCGATCTCCCACGAACATTCGTGCACGTTCCTGCAGAGAGGCCTCGTCGAGTTTGTCGATCCACGGTGTAAGACCGAAAAATAGCGTCATCTCGTCCTTGTTGGTTCCGATCATCAGGGGAATATCCGCCGAAATGGCCGGTGCATCCGGCTCAAACGGACCCGCGGGGAGATGTTTTCCGTCAACTACCGGGTTGAACCCGAGCCGCCGCCTCTCCGCGAAAGACATCATGCCGACTTTTCGGGTCACCGCCGCCTGGGCCTGGTTGATCGCCTCCGCCGGAATACGGCGTAGCTCGCCCAGCTGCGATGGGCTCAGTCGCAGCTCCGCGAGCACCTGCGTAGCGGTCGCGGTGGCGTCCTGGCGGGATGCCATTTGGACGGCGGGCCCGCTCTGCATGATCGCTTTATGAAAGAGGCCGCGCGCCGCCGGCATCGCCATCAGCACACTGACCTTCGCGCCTCCGCCCGACTCACCGAAGATGGTAACGTTGCCGGCGTCGCCGCCGAAGGCCCCGATATTGTTACGCACCCATTCCAACGCGGTGACGATGTCGAGCATGCCGGCGCTCCCGGAGGACGCGAACGCCTCACCGCCGCCGAGTTCATCGAGGTGGAGAAAGCCGAACACGTTCAGGCGATGGTTGATCGTCACCACGACCACGTCGCCTTTACGCGCCAGGTTGGCGCCATCATACCAGGGTGAAGAGCCCGAACCGGAGATGAACGCGCCGCCGTGACACCAGAACATCACCGGTCGCTTGCGTCCATCGTTGAGGGCTGGTGTCCAGACGTTCATGACCAGGCAGTTCTCGTTCATGGGAAGCGGTTCGGCGATGGAGAAAATCTTGAGCAACTCGGCGGGCATGGCGAAGGCGTTGTCGTCCTGGAATGCGCGCGGGCCAAATTCCAATGCGTCGCGCACCCCCGTCCAGGGCTCGGGTTTGGTCGGCGGGAGAAATCGGCGTCCACCGTCGACCGCTCCCCCGTAAGGAATGCCCTTGAAGATGTTGATACCCTCGTTCTTTACCC
Protein-coding sequences here:
- a CDS encoding carboxylesterase/lipase family protein; protein product: MEHIIAETTSGKVRGVKNEGINIFKGIPYGGAVDGGRRFLPPTKPEPWTGVRDALEFGPRAFQDDNAFAMPAELLKIFSIAEPLPMNENCLVMNVWTPALNDGRKRPVMFWCHGGAFISGSGSSPWYDGANLARKGDVVVVTINHRLNVFGFLHLDELGGGEAFASSGSAGMLDIVTALEWVRNNIGAFGGDAGNVTIFGESGGGAKVSVLMAMPAARGLFHKAIMQSGPAVQMASRQDATATATQVLAELRLSPSQLGELRRIPAEAINQAQAAVTRKVGMMSFAERRRLGFNPVVDGKHLPAGPFEPDAPAISADIPLMIGTNKDEMTLFFGLTPWIDKLDEASLQERARMFVGDRAEKIVERYRRARPSDSPRDLLLAVATDHAMRMPSLLIADRKAAQAAPVFVYLFTWETPVLGGKLKSPHALEIPFVFETLHSAPFTGNSPARFALAHKMSRTWIAFARSGNPNNEAIPNWPAHSTESRPTMIFDEQCRVENDPFGEERGAWGP
- a CDS encoding Fe-S-containing protein yields the protein MGALSAVAHARSKLPGRIMIASAVVLTAVTMSLVVVGVGPRVTQLAGRDSVSIPGGELGRGEIRFFSYRDDGGKQIRFILGRDRAGKVQGAFDACQQCSQYRKGYTSSRGYLMCRICGNRYPLDSRTGVGSCAPIRLIVQDSGKTVTVDTRQLKEHGALF